From Humisphaera borealis, the proteins below share one genomic window:
- a CDS encoding DUF1549 and DUF1553 domain-containing protein: protein MRHLSFILAVLFASSCVCAAAADVVPENVSFNNDVMAVISKAGCNMGACHGNKSGKGGFKLSLRSEDPIYDYNALTRDVFARRIDPLDPDRSLILLKATGAIAHEGGKRFAAGDIEYQILRKWIDAGASRSGKAEPKLVKLDVTPTSRVLIDPEQTVQIKAIAHYSDGSQRDVSRLACYEQSQQVAELGIDGTITRKPQSGGTLGETTVIVRYLHLQQAVALAFVPARPTFAWSGPPTNNVIDEQVFAKLQTLRTNPSELAGDDVFIRRAYLDLLGMLPTADEVKAFVADGSADKRTKLIETLLKRPEYADFWALKWADALRVEERSLDTTGVKAFHGWIRQAVADNMPLDQFVRNLVTSTGSTYQNAPANYYRALRNPVARGEAAAQVFLGTRLNCAQCHNHPFDRWTQDDYYGWADVFSRLDYKIIENKRRDKNDMHEFIGEQIVLVTETGSVNDPRTDKPVNSPRLLGAAQPLAVKQDRLQSLGDWLTRDNRLFAKAQVNRIWAHLMGRGLVDPVDDFRATNPASHPALLEQLADEFVASGYDVKTMIRLITASRTYQLSSDTNETNADDEVNYSHVVPRRMTAEQMADALHQVAGVASQFSGYDKGTRAAQIAGVPKQRRGGEAATTADQFLISFGRPPRELACDCERSNETALNHTFQLVSGPLVADLISRQGNRIDQMIAAKKPVEQMVDELYMTALGRPATTDERTGMAEHVKRSKEQRKGLEDVMWALVNAKEFVLRK, encoded by the coding sequence ATGCGTCATCTGAGTTTTATTCTCGCTGTTCTGTTCGCCAGCTCATGTGTCTGTGCGGCCGCCGCCGACGTCGTCCCCGAGAACGTCTCGTTCAACAACGATGTGATGGCGGTCATCTCCAAGGCCGGCTGCAACATGGGCGCCTGCCACGGGAACAAAAGCGGCAAGGGTGGCTTCAAGCTTTCGCTCCGAAGTGAAGATCCGATCTACGATTACAACGCGCTGACGCGCGACGTCTTTGCCCGCCGAATCGACCCCCTCGACCCGGACCGCAGCCTGATCTTGCTCAAGGCGACCGGCGCGATCGCCCACGAAGGCGGCAAACGCTTTGCCGCCGGCGACATCGAATACCAGATCCTTCGGAAGTGGATCGATGCCGGCGCGTCCCGCAGCGGAAAGGCCGAGCCGAAGCTGGTGAAGCTCGATGTCACCCCGACCAGCCGCGTGCTGATCGACCCCGAACAAACCGTGCAGATCAAGGCGATCGCGCACTACTCCGACGGCAGCCAGCGGGATGTCTCCCGGCTGGCGTGCTACGAGCAGTCTCAGCAGGTCGCCGAGCTTGGCATCGACGGCACCATCACCCGCAAACCGCAGTCGGGCGGAACGTTGGGCGAGACGACCGTCATTGTGCGATACCTGCACCTGCAGCAGGCGGTGGCACTGGCGTTCGTGCCGGCCCGGCCGACGTTCGCCTGGAGCGGCCCGCCGACGAATAACGTCATCGACGAGCAGGTGTTCGCGAAGCTTCAAACGCTGCGCACCAACCCGTCTGAATTGGCCGGTGACGATGTCTTTATCCGCCGGGCTTATCTCGACCTGCTCGGCATGCTCCCGACCGCCGATGAGGTGAAGGCGTTCGTCGCCGACGGTTCCGCCGACAAGCGAACGAAGCTGATCGAGACGCTGCTCAAGCGGCCGGAGTACGCCGACTTCTGGGCGCTCAAATGGGCCGATGCCCTGCGCGTCGAAGAGCGATCGCTTGATACGACAGGCGTGAAGGCGTTCCACGGCTGGATCCGCCAGGCCGTCGCCGACAACATGCCGCTCGACCAGTTCGTGCGGAATCTCGTCACCAGCACCGGCAGCACTTACCAAAACGCGCCGGCGAACTACTACCGCGCCCTGCGCAATCCCGTCGCCCGCGGCGAGGCGGCGGCCCAGGTCTTCCTCGGCACCCGCCTGAACTGCGCCCAGTGCCACAACCACCCGTTCGACCGCTGGACCCAGGACGACTACTACGGCTGGGCCGATGTCTTCAGCCGCCTGGACTACAAGATCATCGAGAACAAACGCCGCGATAAGAACGACATGCACGAGTTCATCGGCGAGCAGATCGTGCTGGTCACGGAGACCGGCAGCGTGAACGACCCGCGCACCGACAAGCCTGTGAACTCTCCGCGCCTTCTGGGCGCTGCCCAGCCGCTTGCGGTTAAGCAGGACCGGCTGCAGTCGCTGGGAGACTGGCTGACGCGCGACAACCGCCTCTTCGCCAAAGCGCAGGTCAATCGCATCTGGGCCCACCTGATGGGCAGGGGCCTGGTCGATCCGGTCGATGACTTTCGCGCCACCAATCCGGCAAGCCATCCGGCGCTGCTCGAACAGCTTGCCGACGAGTTCGTCGCCAGCGGCTATGACGTCAAGACGATGATCCGGCTGATCACCGCGTCGCGAACCTATCAGCTGTCGAGCGACACGAATGAGACGAACGCCGACGACGAGGTGAACTACTCGCACGTCGTCCCACGCCGAATGACGGCTGAGCAGATGGCCGATGCGCTGCACCAGGTGGCAGGTGTCGCGTCGCAGTTCAGCGGGTACGACAAAGGCACCCGCGCGGCGCAGATTGCCGGCGTGCCCAAGCAGCGTCGCGGCGGCGAGGCCGCAACGACCGCCGACCAGTTCCTGATCAGCTTCGGCCGCCCGCCACGCGAACTGGCGTGCGACTGCGAACGCAGCAACGAGACGGCCCTGAACCACACGTTCCAGCTCGTCAGCGGTCCGCTGGTGGCCGACCTGATCAGCCGTCAGGGAAACCGCATCGATCAGATGATCGCCGCGAAGAAGCCGGTCGAGCAGATGGTGGACGAGCTCTACATGACCGCGCTCGGCCGCCCTGCGACGACGGACGAGCGAACCGGGATGGCCGAGCATGTGAAGCGATCGAAGGAACAGCGGAAGGGTTTGGAAGACGTGATGTGGGCGCTGGTGAACGCGAAAGAGTTTGTGTTGAGGAAGTGA
- a CDS encoding ATP-dependent DNA helicase RecG, translated as MTSRFRLLVAVSVVCLSIGSAFDDGRWSAAAVAADKPPAPAPAEEIPVLAVTDVAAIKAAEGKKVTVEGTVQTAAWSKTGKVLNVTFADAGENGFLAAAFSKYKEALDAAFEGDVAKALTGKKVKVTGTVKMFKDRPEIMIEKPEQVVVVPAS; from the coding sequence ATGACGTCTCGTTTCCGTTTGCTCGTCGCGGTGTCGGTTGTTTGTCTGTCGATCGGTTCGGCGTTCGACGATGGTCGTTGGTCGGCTGCCGCGGTCGCGGCGGATAAGCCCCCGGCTCCCGCGCCCGCCGAGGAAATCCCGGTGCTCGCGGTGACCGACGTTGCCGCCATCAAGGCCGCGGAGGGAAAGAAGGTCACCGTCGAAGGCACGGTTCAGACGGCCGCCTGGAGCAAGACCGGCAAAGTGCTGAACGTGACGTTCGCCGACGCCGGCGAGAACGGCTTTCTGGCCGCCGCCTTCTCGAAGTACAAGGAAGCGCTCGACGCCGCCTTCGAAGGGGACGTCGCCAAGGCGCTGACGGGCAAAAAGGTCAAGGTCACCGGCACGGTCAAGATGTTCAAGGACCGCCCGGAGATCATGATCGAGAAGCCGGAGCAGGTGGTGGTGGTCCCGGCGTCGTGA
- a CDS encoding DUF1501 domain-containing protein, whose translation MSKRTQSSACASFHASQYSRRAMLRVGGMGMLGLTLPKIIQAATAGASGGGASSPGKLKPFTPLTPITPRAKSVIFLYQFGGPSHLDMFDMKPDAPEAIRGPYKPIKSAADGILVSEKLPRTAKIMDKVTLIRSMTHTMKNHNSASYYALTGHAPPVDDIRLKDTPDLFPSYGSVVDALAPSAGDMPTSIAYPYYIRDGSITPGQRASFLGKVHDPFFFTQDPAGEHFKLPELSLPAGVDIGRLEERRELQKLVDRQSRLMDNPSAAGIDAYYDRVISMLNSPRLRKAFDLSAEPAAIRDAYGRHTYGQSCLLARRLVEAGAKFVTVYFSDGIGGQSTTAGGWDTHGFNDTRMFPIVEKRHLPITEETLPTLLTDLDNRGLLDETLVVWMGEFGRTPKINANISRDHWPQCYTTLLAGGGVKRGYVHGASDKNGMFPADAPVKPDDLAATMYYLLGIDPFAEVRDLGNRPIHISSGKPVMGVIS comes from the coding sequence ATGTCAAAGCGAACCCAATCCTCCGCCTGCGCCAGCTTTCACGCTTCCCAGTATTCGCGCCGCGCGATGCTCCGCGTCGGCGGCATGGGAATGCTCGGCCTGACGCTGCCGAAGATCATCCAGGCGGCGACGGCGGGTGCTTCGGGTGGCGGTGCGTCTTCACCGGGCAAGCTCAAACCTTTCACCCCGCTGACGCCCATCACGCCCCGCGCCAAGTCGGTCATCTTCCTCTACCAGTTCGGCGGGCCGTCGCACCTGGACATGTTCGACATGAAGCCCGACGCCCCCGAGGCGATCCGCGGGCCTTACAAGCCGATCAAGTCGGCCGCCGACGGGATCCTGGTGTCCGAGAAGCTGCCGCGCACCGCAAAGATCATGGACAAGGTCACGCTCATTCGGAGCATGACCCACACCATGAAGAACCACAACTCGGCGTCGTACTACGCCCTGACCGGCCACGCGCCGCCGGTGGATGACATCCGCCTGAAGGATACGCCGGATCTTTTCCCGTCGTACGGCTCGGTCGTCGATGCGCTGGCGCCCAGCGCCGGCGACATGCCGACGTCGATCGCGTATCCGTACTACATCCGGGACGGCTCGATCACGCCGGGGCAGCGGGCGAGCTTTCTGGGCAAGGTGCACGACCCGTTCTTTTTCACGCAGGACCCGGCCGGCGAGCACTTCAAACTGCCGGAACTGAGCCTGCCGGCGGGCGTGGATATCGGCCGGCTCGAAGAGCGGCGCGAGTTGCAGAAGCTGGTCGATCGCCAGAGCCGGCTGATGGATAACCCGTCGGCCGCCGGCATCGACGCGTATTACGACCGCGTGATCTCGATGCTGAACAGCCCGCGGCTGCGGAAGGCGTTTGACCTGTCGGCCGAGCCGGCGGCGATCCGCGACGCCTACGGCCGCCACACCTACGGACAAAGCTGCCTGCTCGCCCGGCGGCTGGTCGAAGCGGGGGCAAAGTTCGTCACGGTCTACTTCTCCGACGGCATCGGCGGTCAGAGCACGACCGCCGGCGGCTGGGACACTCACGGGTTCAACGACACCCGCATGTTCCCGATCGTCGAGAAACGCCATCTGCCGATCACCGAGGAAACGCTGCCGACGCTGCTGACCGATCTCGACAACCGCGGCCTGCTCGACGAGACGCTGGTCGTCTGGATGGGCGAGTTCGGCCGCACACCCAAGATCAACGCCAACATCAGCCGCGACCACTGGCCGCAGTGCTACACCACACTGCTCGCCGGCGGCGGCGTGAAGCGCGGCTACGTTCACGGCGCGAGCGACAAGAACGGCATGTTCCCCGCCGACGCCCCGGTCAAACCCGACGATCTTGCCGCGACGATGTACTACCTGCTCGGCATCGACCCCTTCGCCGAGGTGAGAGATCTGGGCAACCGGCCGATCCATATCAGCAGCGGCAAGCCGGTTATGGGCGTGATTTCGTAG
- the recA gene encoding recombinase RecA, whose translation MAKATADRESRSSRPSNDTNHKVNGQDATSIPRDPARDSALSRAVQQIEKQFGKGAVMKLDDQPKVLEGIPTGSLSLDIALGGTGIPKGRVVEIFGPESSGKTTLTLHIIASCQKSGGVAAFIDAEHALDPSWAKRLGVKLDDLLVSQPDTGEQAMEICELLVRSNAVDVIVVDSVAALIPRAEIEGEMGDSHVGLQARLMSQALRKLTGAISKSNCTVIFINQLREKIGVMFGNPETTPGGRALKFYSSIRIDVRRTGSIKEGEIAVGNRTRARVVKNKVAPPFRDAEFDIMFDRGISYEGDLIDLAVLSNVVEKSGAWYNYGPTRLGQGRENSKNFLNQNKDLCEEIRAKVLESKGVISQVKSSVEEPSPEDE comes from the coding sequence ATGGCCAAGGCCACTGCAGATCGTGAGTCCCGTTCTTCCCGTCCCTCCAACGACACCAACCACAAGGTCAACGGCCAGGACGCGACCAGCATCCCGCGCGACCCTGCCCGCGACTCGGCGCTCTCCCGCGCCGTTCAGCAGATCGAAAAGCAGTTCGGCAAGGGTGCCGTCATGAAGCTGGACGACCAGCCCAAGGTCCTCGAAGGCATCCCCACCGGCTCGCTGTCGCTCGACATCGCGCTCGGCGGCACCGGCATCCCCAAGGGGCGCGTGGTCGAGATCTTCGGCCCGGAATCATCCGGTAAGACGACCCTCACCCTGCACATCATCGCCAGCTGTCAGAAGTCCGGCGGCGTGGCGGCGTTTATCGACGCCGAGCACGCGCTCGACCCCTCCTGGGCCAAGCGGCTCGGCGTGAAGCTCGACGACCTGCTCGTCAGCCAGCCCGACACGGGTGAACAGGCGATGGAAATCTGCGAGCTGCTCGTGCGGTCCAACGCGGTGGATGTCATCGTTGTCGACTCGGTCGCGGCCCTCATCCCGCGGGCTGAAATCGAAGGCGAAATGGGCGACAGCCACGTCGGCCTGCAGGCCCGGCTGATGAGCCAGGCCCTGCGCAAACTCACCGGCGCCATCAGCAAGAGCAACTGCACGGTCATCTTCATCAACCAGTTGCGCGAGAAGATCGGCGTGATGTTCGGCAACCCCGAAACCACGCCCGGCGGCCGCGCCCTGAAGTTCTATTCGTCCATCCGCATCGACGTCCGCCGCACCGGCAGCATCAAGGAAGGTGAAATCGCTGTCGGCAACCGCACGCGGGCCCGCGTGGTGAAGAACAAGGTCGCCCCGCCGTTCCGCGACGCCGAGTTCGACATCATGTTCGACCGCGGCATCAGCTACGAAGGCGACCTGATCGACCTGGCGGTGCTGAGCAACGTCGTCGAGAAGAGCGGTGCCTGGTACAACTACGGCCCGACACGCCTCGGCCAGGGCCGCGAGAACTCCAAGAACTTCCTGAACCAGAACAAGGACCTCTGCGAAGAGATCCGGGCGAAGGTGCTGGAAAGCAAAGGCGTAATCTCACAGGTCAAGTCGTCGGTGGAAGAGCCGTCGCCGGAAGATGAGTGA
- a CDS encoding DinB family protein yields the protein MTILERLLHHDAWTTRALLSLSANLSDADLDREFDIGHRTLRRTFSHIVGNMECWFDLMSDRPQRAAATTAPSPDSVAGLLARLDIVADELLSLGRAVSEQGRENADFVDYLDNPPHRKPLGAGLVHLATHGMHHRAQCLYILRRLGVKNLIEGDALSWERQHLGLNEWPVDAKEERRQ from the coding sequence ATGACAATCCTCGAACGCCTGCTCCATCACGACGCCTGGACCACGCGGGCGCTGCTGTCGCTGTCCGCCAACCTCAGCGACGCGGACTTGGATCGCGAGTTCGATATCGGCCACCGCACGCTTCGACGGACGTTTTCACACATCGTTGGCAACATGGAATGCTGGTTTGACCTGATGAGCGACCGTCCGCAGCGGGCCGCCGCGACGACCGCCCCGTCACCCGACAGCGTCGCAGGCCTGCTCGCCCGCCTGGATATCGTCGCGGATGAACTGCTGTCGCTGGGCCGAGCCGTCTCCGAACAGGGCAGGGAAAATGCAGATTTCGTCGACTACCTGGACAATCCTCCCCATCGAAAGCCGCTGGGCGCAGGCCTTGTCCATCTCGCCACGCACGGCATGCACCACAGGGCTCAGTGCCTCTATATCCTGAGGCGGCTCGGCGTGAAGAACCTCATCGAAGGCGACGCCCTGAGCTGGGAACGGCAGCATCTCGGTTTGAACGAATGGCCCGTCGACGCAAAAGAAGAGCGGCGTCAGTGA
- a CDS encoding DUF58 domain-containing protein has protein sequence MPIPKYQYFAPADAARMSGLELSARQVVEGLFIGQHKSPHKGFSVEFSEHREYVAGDDVRHMDWRAYGRADRYYIKLFEQETNLRATIVIDTSASMTFGTPTKIDYARHLAACLAYLLSKQQDLAGLVAVDESVTAELPPGSSAAHLDRLFKALEAIKPGVGTELSKQLHALSERLPRRTLVILISDLWTEPDEFIKALQHLRHRKHQAMVIHLLDRAELDLPYDRMVTLEDLETKERLQINPADVRENYKQQIGEYLTKIRRVCADTDVEYHDLFVEEAYDKALVKLLARRT, from the coding sequence ATGCCCATCCCCAAGTACCAATACTTCGCCCCCGCCGACGCGGCTCGGATGAGCGGGCTGGAGTTGTCGGCTCGGCAGGTGGTTGAGGGGCTTTTCATCGGGCAGCACAAATCGCCGCACAAGGGGTTCAGCGTCGAGTTCTCCGAGCACCGTGAGTACGTCGCCGGCGACGACGTGCGGCACATGGATTGGCGGGCCTACGGGCGGGCCGATCGGTATTACATCAAGCTCTTCGAGCAGGAGACCAACCTTCGCGCCACGATCGTCATCGACACGAGCGCGTCGATGACGTTCGGCACGCCGACAAAGATCGACTACGCCCGCCACCTGGCGGCGTGCCTGGCGTATCTGCTGTCGAAGCAGCAGGACCTGGCCGGGCTGGTCGCGGTCGATGAGTCGGTCACCGCCGAGCTGCCGCCGGGATCGTCGGCGGCGCACCTCGATCGGCTCTTCAAAGCCCTCGAAGCGATCAAGCCCGGCGTCGGCACCGAGCTATCGAAACAGCTTCATGCCCTTTCCGAACGCCTTCCCCGCCGCACGCTGGTGATTCTGATCAGCGACCTCTGGACCGAGCCGGACGAGTTCATCAAAGCGCTCCAGCACCTGCGCCACCGCAAGCACCAGGCGATGGTGATCCACTTGCTCGACCGCGCCGAACTGGACCTGCCCTACGACCGCATGGTCACGCTGGAAGACCTGGAAACCAAGGAACGCCTGCAGATCAATCCCGCCGACGTGCGGGAGAACTACAAGCAGCAGATCGGCGAATACCTGACGAAGATCAGGCGGGTGTGCGCCGATACGGACGTGGAGTATCACGATTTGTTCGTGGAAGAGGCGTACGACAAGGCGCTGGTAAAGCTGCTGGCGCGACGGACGTAG
- a CDS encoding secretin N-terminal domain-containing protein, with protein sequence MRTNLRSAVVAGLSGLALIGGTWLLAQPAPTPPATGPSVNASTRPATQIAMKFENAPIDTVLNYVAETTGYTILKETPGAIEGRISINSPKPVTPAEAVTLLNAVLRTQGFAAIQQDRLLKIVTRDKAKKLTDVFFGSDPALIPDTDELITQVIPLRSVEATRLRQDLASMIPIDADVAANAGSNAIIITDVSSNIKRVVKIVHELDKDAGTSDLKTFKLTNASASQVATLLLSIFKTTATSSSSSRGSSGGFGPPGFSFGGGDPRSDRDRGGGGGSSGSGAVDRALKEGRINAVADDRTNTLIVSGPPDTLKLMEGIIEKLDKSTDISLGLETFNLTYADSTSAAKLINSVFAVGQSTSGSSSSRSSDGSSDRSDRGSPRPDPSAAASAGISGVDAALRGGKVNAVADERTNSIIVTAPPEALPLIKKMVSDLDKNPISEQSFFIYPLRNGQALQLEYVLNVLFGNSTSGGTANRTSASSRTGANSRTGGSGTSGIGGSGGIGGTGSTSRAGGTGSGSSRGTTSFGGTSGFGGTNGQFGGAGGQLSGQNQRVASDLTGQVLVVADEDTNSLLVTVATRYADPVKQIIAELDRPRPQVLIKVLVAEVTHDDSVDFGVDFSIINRRANGQGITVGSAFGNATATTGLVVSLLEDKLNMTLHALATNGKLDVLSRPYILASDNQLASITVGNEVPFITNTRITDTGQTINTIQYQDVGIILNVLPHINPDGLVIMDVVPEISQLTGTTVPISDNVSAPVIAKRSAESRVGVRTGQTIVIGGLMEDRKTSTINKIPLLGDIPVIGPAVFSRTQVTKSKTELLIFLTPHVAQQPDLLESATEQEKKTLKLTPKSVAPGKFDEHLDGMRTGEMPSSQPANAKEPSKNIPIPPRVPSQSPSNPGMQQQVPQVPSFQPGSYGPPAPTAPGGQAAAG encoded by the coding sequence ATGCGCACCAATTTGCGTTCGGCAGTCGTGGCGGGATTGAGCGGTCTGGCACTCATTGGTGGGACCTGGCTCCTGGCACAGCCCGCGCCCACGCCGCCGGCGACTGGTCCTTCGGTCAATGCCTCCACCAGGCCGGCGACGCAGATCGCGATGAAGTTCGAGAACGCGCCGATCGACACGGTGCTGAACTACGTCGCCGAGACCACCGGCTACACGATCCTCAAGGAAACGCCCGGCGCGATCGAAGGCCGCATCTCCATCAACAGCCCCAAGCCCGTGACGCCCGCCGAGGCGGTCACGCTGCTCAATGCCGTCCTGCGGACCCAGGGCTTTGCCGCCATCCAGCAGGACCGGCTGCTGAAGATCGTCACCCGCGACAAGGCCAAGAAGCTGACCGACGTCTTCTTCGGGTCCGATCCGGCGCTGATCCCCGACACCGACGAACTGATCACCCAGGTCATTCCGCTCCGCAGCGTCGAGGCGACGCGGCTGCGGCAGGACCTGGCGTCGATGATCCCGATCGACGCCGACGTCGCCGCCAACGCCGGCAGCAACGCGATCATTATCACCGACGTGTCCAGCAACATTAAGCGGGTGGTGAAGATCGTCCACGAACTCGACAAAGACGCCGGCACGAGCGATCTGAAGACCTTTAAACTGACGAACGCCAGCGCCAGCCAGGTGGCGACGCTCCTGTTGTCGATCTTCAAGACGACGGCCACCAGCAGCAGTTCTTCTCGAGGCAGCAGCGGCGGGTTCGGGCCGCCGGGATTCAGTTTCGGCGGCGGCGACCCGCGCAGCGATCGGGACCGTGGCGGTGGTGGCGGCAGCAGTGGCAGCGGCGCGGTCGACCGCGCGCTCAAGGAAGGCCGCATCAACGCAGTCGCCGACGACCGCACCAACACACTCATCGTCAGCGGTCCGCCCGACACGCTGAAGCTGATGGAAGGCATTATCGAGAAGCTCGACAAGAGTACCGACATTTCGCTGGGCCTGGAGACCTTCAATCTCACCTACGCCGATTCGACCAGTGCCGCAAAGCTGATTAACTCGGTGTTCGCGGTAGGTCAGAGCACGTCGGGCAGCTCCTCGTCCCGCAGCAGCGACGGCAGCAGCGACCGTAGTGATCGTGGCAGTCCCCGGCCCGATCCGTCGGCGGCGGCATCGGCCGGCATCTCGGGCGTCGATGCCGCACTCCGCGGCGGCAAGGTGAATGCCGTCGCCGACGAACGCACGAACTCCATCATCGTCACCGCGCCGCCCGAGGCGCTTCCGCTGATCAAGAAGATGGTCTCCGACCTCGACAAGAACCCCATCAGCGAGCAGTCGTTCTTCATCTACCCACTGCGCAACGGACAGGCGCTTCAGCTCGAGTACGTGCTGAACGTGCTCTTCGGCAACAGCACCAGCGGCGGAACGGCCAACCGTACCAGCGCCTCCAGCCGCACCGGTGCGAACAGCCGGACCGGTGGCAGTGGTACCAGCGGCATCGGCGGTTCGGGAGGCATCGGTGGAACCGGGTCCACGAGCCGTGCCGGCGGCACCGGCAGCGGTTCCAGCCGTGGCACAACCAGCTTCGGCGGCACCTCCGGCTTCGGGGGTACCAACGGTCAGTTCGGCGGTGCCGGCGGGCAGCTCTCAGGCCAGAACCAGCGCGTCGCCAGTGACCTCACCGGCCAGGTGCTGGTCGTCGCCGACGAAGACACCAACTCGCTGCTGGTCACCGTCGCCACCCGCTATGCCGACCCCGTCAAGCAGATCATCGCGGAACTCGACCGCCCTCGCCCCCAGGTGCTGATCAAGGTTCTCGTCGCGGAAGTAACGCACGACGACTCGGTCGATTTCGGCGTCGATTTCTCGATCATTAACCGCCGGGCCAACGGCCAGGGGATTACCGTCGGAAGCGCCTTCGGCAACGCAACAGCCACCACCGGCCTGGTCGTCAGCCTGCTGGAAGACAAACTGAACATGACGCTGCACGCGCTGGCCACGAACGGCAAGCTCGACGTGCTGTCGCGTCCGTACATCCTGGCGAGCGACAACCAGCTCGCGAGCATCACCGTCGGCAACGAAGTGCCGTTCATCACCAACACCCGCATCACCGACACCGGCCAGACGATCAACACGATCCAGTACCAGGACGTCGGCATCATTCTGAACGTGCTGCCGCACATTAATCCGGACGGCCTGGTCATCATGGACGTGGTCCCCGAGATCAGCCAGCTCACCGGCACTACGGTGCCGATCAGCGACAACGTCAGCGCCCCGGTCATCGCCAAGCGATCGGCCGAGAGCCGTGTGGGCGTGCGGACGGGGCAGACCATTGTCATCGGCGGTCTGATGGAAGACCGAAAGACGAGCACCATCAACAAGATTCCGCTTCTGGGTGACATCCCGGTCATCGGGCCGGCGGTGTTCTCGCGGACGCAGGTCACCAAGAGCAAGACCGAACTGCTCATCTTCCTGACGCCGCACGTCGCCCAGCAGCCCGATCTGCTGGAGAGCGCGACCGAGCAGGAGAAGAAGACGCTGAAGCTGACGCCCAAGAGCGTGGCCCCCGGCAAGTTCGACGAACATCTGGACGGCATGCGGACCGGCGAGATGCCCTCGAGCCAGCCGGCCAACGCGAAGGAGCCGAGCAAGAACATCCCGATTCCGCCGCGGGTCCCGAGCCAGAGCCCGTCGAACCCGGGAATGCAGCAGCAGGTTCCGCAGGTGCCGTCGTTCCAGCCCGGCAGCTACGGCCCGCCGGCACCGACGGCCCCCGGCGGCCAGGCGGCGGCGGGGTGA
- a CDS encoding PfkB family carbohydrate kinase — MSLLVTGSFGIDTVETPFGKRDDVIGGSAVYFSYAASFFTHVRLIGAVGEDCPRDLLKVFDGRDIDTSGLEIRKGSKTFRWHGSYVENMNEAVTVEVDLNVLAERAPKIPEQFLDSKYVFLANTHPALQQQMLASMKDPRLVIADTMNLWISTERHELVKLLGKIHGLVLNDGEARLLTEKKNLIEAAKDVLKLGPKFVVIKKGEHGSMLVSDRDVFVLPAFPAEKVVDPTGAGDSFAGGMMGYLATQGSFNPATIKRAMAFGTVVASHTIADFSLGGLQAINREAIDDRWHAFKQAMSF, encoded by the coding sequence ATGTCCCTACTCGTCACCGGCTCTTTCGGAATTGATACCGTCGAAACCCCCTTCGGCAAGCGCGACGACGTCATCGGCGGCTCGGCCGTCTACTTCTCGTACGCGGCTTCGTTCTTCACCCACGTCCGCCTGATCGGCGCGGTCGGCGAAGACTGCCCGCGCGACCTGCTGAAGGTCTTCGACGGCCGGGACATCGACACCAGCGGCTTGGAAATCCGCAAGGGCAGCAAGACCTTCCGCTGGCACGGGTCTTACGTCGAGAACATGAACGAGGCGGTGACGGTCGAGGTCGACCTGAACGTGCTCGCCGAGCGTGCCCCCAAGATTCCCGAGCAGTTCCTCGACAGCAAGTACGTCTTCCTCGCCAACACCCACCCGGCGTTGCAGCAGCAGATGCTGGCGAGCATGAAGGACCCCAGACTCGTGATCGCCGACACGATGAACCTCTGGATCTCCACCGAGCGGCACGAGCTGGTGAAGCTGCTCGGCAAGATTCATGGCCTGGTGCTGAACGACGGCGAAGCCCGGCTGCTGACGGAAAAGAAGAACCTCATCGAAGCCGCCAAGGACGTGCTGAAGCTCGGCCCCAAGTTTGTCGTCATCAAGAAAGGCGAGCACGGCAGCATGCTGGTCAGCGACCGCGACGTGTTCGTGCTGCCGGCCTTCCCGGCAGAAAAGGTCGTCGACCCCACCGGCGCCGGCGACAGCTTCGCCGGAGGCATGATGGGCTACCTCGCAACACAGGGCAGCTTCAACCCGGCGACGATCAAACGCGCCATGGCGTTCGGCACGGTCGTCGCGAGCCACACGATCGCCGACTTTTCATTAGGCGGATTGCAGGCGATCAACCGCGAGGCGATCGACGATCGGTGGCATGCGTTCAAGCAGGCGATGAGTTTCTGA